Below is a window of Phocoena sinus isolate mPhoSin1 chromosome 2, mPhoSin1.pri, whole genome shotgun sequence DNA.
AGCCTCTCTGTTATGAGGTAACAAGTTTCTAACTCACAGGAAAGTGACTTAAGTGAGCTTACTGTCTACTGTAGCATCACtgtgacttttctttaaaaagtcatttttatttctatcaaaTTTACTCTCTCATCTAtttgttttataagaaataatttgcttttaaaacagTGGGGTGCCATGTCTCAGAGATGGACCCCAATAGACCACACTTTGGAATTGATGCCTTGTGTAGCCCCTTTTTCATTACCTGTGGCCTGGCCTATGACTTGTAGTAACCAATCGAGTGTGTGTTGTTGGGGCAGTGATTTGGGGCCCGTTCCATGAATTAGACTTAAGAGGATAGGCAacttttcctcctctggaaacGTTTGCTTTGGGGAGCCCTGAGCTGATATAAAAGCAAATTCACTACCCTGTAGGAGAGAGCACTTGGGGAATCCACATGAGGAGGCTCTGGGATGATACAGAGAGGGGGCGAGGTCCAGCTGTCTCAGTGTCCTGGTCGAGCCTCCAGAGGACTCCAGTCCTAGCTGCCATCTGGCTTCAACAGCATGAAAAACTTCAAAAGACACCAGCAGAAGAACCACCCAACTGAGCCCAGCAACCCACAGAAAAGTTGGACAATAAGTGGCTGTTATTTAAGCCCCTAAGTTTTGAGGCAGTCAGTTATGTAGTATAATTAACAATATATCTCACATGTTTAATCTTaggatttcaaaatgaaaagaaagtgaatTGGTGTCCTCAAAATAGTTCATATACTACCTTGGagactttttaaaggaaagtaagCTTTCAGTGCACTCAGTATCTAGGTTAGTGAATAGTATTATTATTCTCAATCAAAAAACTCGTCAGAAAGTGGAATTCTCTCTGTCCTGGTTCTCACCAGTGCTCGTGGTTTCTTCTCGTCTTTCCCCAACTCATCTGAGTCAGAGCTGGAACTGTCCCAGAGAAGCTGTCCACGAGCCTCTCGTTCACGGAACCATGTTTCCAATTTGCCAATTTTCTGGGGACAATAGTCATTACTTGCTTGATGTTCCAGAAATTCTGCACTCTGTGTATTTTCTACAAAGAATTagaagttcatttattttttcccctgacaATGATGTATTTGTTTAAGTGCTTAGGTTTTTAGGAACACAAAATAATCTACTtggtgttctttaaaaaaaaaaaaaaatacacacacacacacacacacacatacacacatataaaggATTTCAACTGGTGTTTCTGTAAgcattaaaaatgctttccttgcTATTTAAAAAACTTCTTAATTTTCTGAAAGTCACAAGAATGGCACAGTATACACTTGTATATCCTAACTTATCAACAACATTTTGTCACAGtattgttttatacatatatgcacacacacacacacacttttcttcagctgaaccatttgagaattAGTTGCAGAGTCACTTCCTCCCAAAATACATCACCACAAGTCTCCTAAGAACAAGGGCAATTTTCCTATGTAACCACAATACAATTATTACACTTAAGATATATGACATTGAGACAACATTGTTTTCTAATATACGGTCTGTATTCAGATATCCATGGTTGTCCCAGTAATACCCTTTATAAtggctttttgtttgtctgtttgtgttttattttttagatccagGATCCAATCTAGGAATATgtgttgcattttattttcttgtctcttAGTCTTCTTTAATTCAAGAACACCCtcctatctttttcttctttcttctcttctccttccttctttccttccttccttctctcccgcTCTTCTtcgccttcccctccccttccctcctatccccctcccatctcccccttcttcttctccttcgtctctctttctctccccatccccaactCTCTCATTGGctcttttcctcctccaccttcattatcttcttttttccctaacACTGACATTTTAAAGCATCCAGGTCAATTGTTCGGTAGAATGGCCCTAAATTCGGGCTTCTCTGATTGTTTCCTTGTGATTAAATTAAGATTAAGTGGTTTTGGCAAGAATATTGCACAGGTGATGTTGCCTGGAGCTACTTATTGAACTTCTACTACATGCTAGGCACATACTATACACTTTTCTTAACCTTCACATCAGCTCTGCCTTTCGTAGCAGAATCACCTATGGAGCTTTTCAGAGACACAGATGCCAGATCTACAGAACTAGGGAGCTCAAAGGGTCAGGCacttattttaccttcttttttttttttggaagagatttaatttattttttggtgtggGATTTTGTGCATGTATGTCTTTACTTTAGCTTTTTATTTAAGTAGTACTCAGTGCCCTTTTAGAGTGCGCTTCAGAACAACAGGCTTTATGCAAGGAAGGTggcttttaagaaaacaaaatcttaacCATCGTTTTCAAGCTTGGAAAATCATCCTGGGTCAAAGTCCAGATTTTCCCCTCAGTCTGGCGGAATCAGCTGTAACTTTATAGAAGTTGTTTTCGTGATTGTTGTTTATCAAATCTTAAGGCATATTTTATTTAAGCCCTTGATACCTGAAGTTGCATATGGTTACAAAAGAATATTAAACATTTCAACGTGAGGATTCATGCCTTGTGACTCGCGAGTTCCCTTTCTGCCTCACTGAGGGGCTACCCTGCTCTCCCCTTGCATGTTACTGTACTTACTAGCATTGTCTATTTACACAGCCCCGACAGAAAACTATAGTTAATTTATCCTGCAGCCCTAATCTGTCTCCTGAGCTCTGATAATTTTTTGTACAACTGGACACCTCCTCTTTGATGTCTCCTGACAATATGTCAGCTCcaccttctttttctgtcttaaacCTGCCTCTTCTCCCAGTTACCCTAGTCCAGCACTTGGTTGTAACTTTGTTCCATCACCTGCCTAGTTCTTCAGGAGAAACCCAAGAATCCTCCTGGCCACCTCACTCTCTCCACGTACCCATGTGTAATTCATCACCAGGTTCTGCCAATTCTCTCTCCTAAATATCTTATATctggctccttctctccctcctctgtgtcACCCTTCTCTGCTGGTCCAGACACCACCTCTCTCTTGCACTACTGCTATGTACTTCTCACCTGTCTCCCCACATCCTCTTTCATTCCTCTCCCATCCATGCTCCACAGTTCAGACagagtaatatttaaaatataaacccaATAGTTCACTTACTTGCCCTTTCAGTGGTTTCTCATTGATCTTAAGATAGAGTTCAAAGTCTTTATTTGATTTATGAGACCCTGTGTGCCCTGGGCCCTGACTGTGCCTCCAGAGCCATCTCCAGTCATTCTCTATCTCGATGTCTCTTCTCCATCTGGTGTCTGGAATCTGTCAGGCTCCTTCCCACTCAAGGGCTTTTGCACACTTATCAATCACAGTTTAGGATGTCCCAGGACTCTGTTCCTTATGCTCACGTGCTCACCTGCTCCCTTCATGCAGCTACTTCCTGTCTCAActtaaatatcacttcctcaCAGAAACTGTCCAACTCCTCAGATTATTAGGTCTCTCAGTTATACTCTCATTGGACTTTCCTTTGTTCATTGTGTGTGCTATTGTGTAAGAACCACATCTACTCAGTTCAGTATCTGTTGAAAGAGTAAATAAGTAAAGGAATGAACAAGTGAGCCATCAGAGAATTTTGGCAGGCGGGAAGTATTGGTAACTGGGACCTGGGAAGGGCTTCATTCATTGGGGCCAGGGCGTGTCAATCATCTCTGCTCTACACATGAGCCCAGAACTATTAGAAGCTTCACTCAGATTGAGAACAGGGATTTTCTGCAGACTAGAGGCAGGAGCTTTGAAACAGGAAGAGACCATGTGTTAATGGTGGGATCTAATGTAATATTAGCAATAGCTTGACTCTCACTACGCTCTTGGTGTTATGATATTTCAACTCTAAAGTTAGtatgtgaggcaaaaaaaaaaaagttttgtataCTAAGCATTAAAGTCTGAGAACTTCTGAGCTAGATGTCTTATTACTTGTTACATTTTGATAAATCTCTGTTTGATTCTTTATGGTTGCtagacttaaagaaaaaagaaaaaaagaaaaacacgaCCTTTAAAACCTAAATGTGTTTTGGGTGAGCAGAGTAGAGGAAAGTGTATCCTACTTCACAATTAatttggggagagaggaaagaaacagaagccaGTGTGGGAAAAATAGGGAGTGATTTTAGGTAGTACAAGGATCATACCAACCATTAAAAATGTTTGATgggtatgtattttataatatgtgttttagaaaaatgtattaCCACTATATCGAACCCATAATGTCACAGTTAATTCACAGCCAAggctaaattattaaaataaaacaaagcaagatACCTTAAAGGAAAATACTAAGTAAATAATAGTACAAGTGGCCAGATAAGACCAGAGTTGTGAAGGTGACATTCAAATGATGTATGTGGAGTGACACTTCCCCTGAAGcaggtagttattttcactataaGACATCAGTTCCATATTTCTTCAGTTTTGTCCCTATCCATATGATACTTTACATTTTATATGTGCTTTTACACACatcatttgaattttatgtaaactCTACATGGTAGACACAAtgctttattcccattttatagatgtggaaactgaggttcaaagaggtcAGACAACTGGAAGTTAGCTATAATCTCTCTGTAAAATAAAGCTATATGAACAAatatatagctaatatttattgagcggcTGCTCTTAGCGGTACTATTCGGGCTTCTATTATTCTAATTCTATTCTAATAGTGGTACTATTGAGtggctatgtaccaggcactgttctaggaacAAGAAAAGATCCTAGCTCCCATGGAGCTTACAATTAGTGAATGTACCATCAGGGCTCAAATAAAGGACTTTGATTCCAAGTCCAGTGCTTTTTCTACTCACTAGACTCATATGGCTTCTGGAAAGTGTAGGAGCCACATGAACAtgttaaaactcatagaactgtataCCTAAAAGAGCAATGTTCACTTTGTGTAAGTTATATATTATCACGTATTACACAGATATATGTAATTTACTATGTAACTATCTATAAAATATAGGTAAAGCAtgtgtgatttcattttaaagaggCAGCAAGAAACAAAGACTGATTTTTATCTCACAAGAGAGCTGAAACTCTCATCCTACCTTCCaaaagagggaataaaaatggacaaatagaGCCTTAAATAAGAGGAGCCGGGTACAGAGGAACCTTAATTACCAGAACCCGACTAGCAGAATGCTCATGGAAGTCTATGATCTCAGCGATGTTTCATttttaggagaaagaaaagtgaactgCTTTCAGAAGACAAAGAAGGTAATCAAAGATGCTACTTCGGAATATGTAAAAAGGAACCATTGCTTGAGCATATGCCTACAGAGTGGTGAGGTCTATAAGGCTTTGCAGTGGGAAGCCTTCTCTTGAGACAGAAATTGGAGGAGTCATAACCTCTACATTTGCTGACTTTCCCAAGGTTGCCCTGGACCCAGCTCTGAGTCGCTGGAGTCCTGATGAGGCTATATGAGGGGATGGGTGGGAGTGCACCCTTTGGAATCAGAAAGACCCGGCCTTGAATCCTGGCTTGTCACATGGGGGCTAATAGTAACTCCTGTCTTATAGGTGTGAAGCTTAAACGTGATAATTCATGTTAAGGGTGGACCACGGTGCCTGGCTTAGAGTAAGCACTCAGGAAACCTTAGCTGGAACTAAATGAAACAGCTTTAAAAAGTATCAGGAGAGCAGAGGAGAACCCCCTTCTCCATGTGCCTCTGTCTCCCCTGGCCTCTCCAGATCTGGAGCATCTTCCaaatgttggggttttttttggcctgaTCTCAAGCAATGACTCTAAGTGTCTAATTTTAACTGAGGCACCTTTCTTGGTGGttttgccaatattttttaaatggtaaaagttGTTTTTCTATGTGACTACACAGCATATTTCATTCTGGGACGTGGGACTATAGGTTAAATAGATGTTCCAAgtagatttttcatttattcagcattttcttgtttaattaaCTTATTGATTAAGCATCTCATTCCTCTGAGCAGGGGCAGTGTCTCTTTCAGCTGGTAACTTTGCATCTTAGAAGGTCAAGACCTCCAGAGACGTGGCCAGCATTTCTGTAGATCTCTAAGTGGTCAGTCTTGCTAATGGGCGATTGGCCCACAGCGCAGTAAGCTCTGTATGTGAACAATACCATGCATTTGCAGTGGTGGGTTTGCTCTGGGGGAGTACAGACAGGGAAAACTTAATGGGATGCTAATTGATGGGGCAACACAACACAGAGTTTATGAGCAAAATGTCTGTTGGAAATCACAGAGCCATCTGAGGCCCCTGAGCAACCTGGCCTGACTGCAGTGTGTGGGCTGGGAGTGATCATAGCAGGAGATGAAGCCAGGAAGGTAGGCAGAGGCTAGATCCTGAAGGCTTAGAGTATCAGGGCAAGGAGATATACCTTGTCCTCAGGCTCAAGGAGACTCActgaaggattcttttttttttcagcaagagAGTGATATGGTCAGATTTGCATTTCACCTTCCCCACTCCACATCAGAAGTTTATCTgatgaagtttttaaaatgcttgaatattttactaaaaaaattgTGTGCCTCACCTGGACTTCTGTTCAAGGTTTCATCAGGCAACAAGGTTAGAAAGTCACCGTCGTCATTTCTTGGGATGCTTTGAAGGATTTTCTTGACTTTGTGGTCCCTCTGTTTCTGCTTATTAGTTCTTGCCTCCTTGTGAAGACTTGTCTTCAATTCCACTTGGGCCTGAAATTGATCAGCTATAAACAGTTAGTATTCTCCCCTCAAGCTACTTTCACCAGAGAAGATCAACAGACCAGCTACTTTGAAAATTGTGTACTTATCTGTAGACATCTGTAGTCCCCTAAATAGAACAcggttctcttttttcctgttaGAAGGTATGGAAACTTTCTTCACGCGCAGGTTTGTTAGGAGAAAGGGGAGCATGCCTATAATCTCAAAACAGTGAGGACCTTTGTAAAACCATTTCACCATAGGCTAGCTGATATATTTGGAATTGCAGAAGACAGGGACTTCAGGCTTATTCACTAGAGTGAGGAATTTGGGTTATGACATTTACAGGAGACATTACTGTAAAGGGGTTTGTTACAAGAGATCTTGCTTATAAAATGATTCTATGGCTTAAATTATAGAGAGATGCCTAGGTATCAAAACAGAGACCAATTCACCACCCTCTTCCTTTTTACTAAACCAAGAAAAATTAACCTCATTTTCCTGCTAGAGCCAGAATGTCATAGAAGCAACAGTTAAAAAAAGGGAGACTTGAGACATGGATACATCCTTGAGAGGATGGAAAACAGAGGAAAGACTCAACAGAGTTGGTAGCAGAAGGGATCTTCCTGCTTCTTCTCAACCCCAGTAGTTGAAACTTCGGCTCCAATGACTAAATTTAAAATGCTAGGTAAAGACCAGAGATGAATGCTTAACTATATTCGTGTGCCAGGGCAGTGATTATGTAGAGTACATTTGGTAAATACGACCCTCTTCTTCTCATGTTTACCTCTTGTCTTTTACGGTTCATTTCCAGCATTTGCATCTTATGTAAATACTGTCTTTTCCCAGAAGGATACATTAGAGTTTGCATCTTCTTTTCCAGTTCCTGCTATGAAAGATGATGCACTCGTTAGCATGGGGTAATTAGTTACTGACTCTGCAATCACAACTTGAAATCCTTTTTGGAACAGAGTGAGATCTTAATCATCAGTCATAATCCATAGAGATCTCTTGTGACATCAGAGGTGGACCGTTGCAGCTTCCCGACCAGTTCTTAGTGAAGCTATCAGTGAATGAAGTGGCAATTTGCCATGTGTATCATATCATTTTTAAGGTTCCTGTAGAGTTTTGCAAACGTTGAATGgaaatatgtttccatatctcatTTTGACAAGATACCACTTTCCATGTCAACAGCTGCTTTAACTATCTTCCCAGAAATGTGTTCTGGTTTGATGAGACCTGCTCTCCCTGCTTCTTCTGTCATTGAGTAATTGTCTGGCTATGAAACTAGAGGGGGGCCAACCTATTTCTGTAGGGTTTACTCCCATATTCCACTATAAGCCCTGGTACACTGCAGTTTAGGAAGGATTTAAAATTGATTATTTGTGACTTGGGTGATCTCCCCTGGTGTATCATAAACTCCAGTGAGACAATGTGAACAGTTAATGAGGGCAGCCAGGGGTGAATATACCCTCACTCATCACTTGCTGTggccagga
It encodes the following:
- the CCDC198 gene encoding uncharacterized protein CCDC198 isoform X2, which gives rise to MGLSHSKAHPRVTKVAPLQNKEEETPSAGPVDFVFTENPEEESSYSFARLEERNKALEGRLPPLRETWYGRYSAGPRAMYFDIPLEQGETSIIKRHPPQRLQKLEPIDLPQVITSERLLSQEEAGRTHKAKELEKKMQTLMYPSGKRQYLHKMQMLEMNRKRQEAQVELKTSLHKEARTNKQKQRDHKVKKILQSIPRNDDGDFLTLLPDETLNRSPENTQSAEFLEHQASNDYCPQKIGKLETWFREREARGQLLWDSSSSDSDELGKDEKKPRALVRTRTERIPLSDEFFD
- the CCDC198 gene encoding uncharacterized protein CCDC198 isoform X3, giving the protein MGLSHSKAHPRVTKVAPLQNKEEETPSAGPVDFVFTENPEEESSYSFARLEERNKALEGRLPPLRETWYGRYSAGPRAMYFDIPLEQGETSIIKRHPPQRLQKLEPIDLPQVITSERLLSQEEAGRTHKAKAQVELKTSLHKEARTNKQKQRDHKVKKILQSIPRNDDGDFLTLLPDETLNRSPENTQSAEFLEHQASNDYCPQKIGKLETWFREREARGQLLWDSSSSDSDELGKDEKKPRALVRTRTERIPLSDEFFD
- the CCDC198 gene encoding uncharacterized protein CCDC198 isoform X1, producing MGLSHSKAHPRVTKVAPLQNKEEETPSAGPVDFVFTENPEEESSYSFARLEERNKALEGRLPPLRETWYGRYSAGPRAMYFDIPLEQGETSIIKRHPPQRLQKLEPIDLPQVITSERLLSQEEAGRTHKAKQELEKKMQTLMYPSGKRQYLHKMQMLEMNRKRQEAQVELKTSLHKEARTNKQKQRDHKVKKILQSIPRNDDGDFLTLLPDETLNRSPENTQSAEFLEHQASNDYCPQKIGKLETWFREREARGQLLWDSSSSDSDELGKDEKKPRALVRTRTERIPLSDEFFD